Proteins from one Lachnospiraceae bacterium KGMB03038 genomic window:
- a CDS encoding sugar-phospahte nucleotidyltransferase, which yields MSQIQYNFNKNDEYRTPAYAVYPILKRLKKNASIWCPFDKSDSQYVKVFQGHGFHVVYGHIQTGQDFFDFPVPSCDYIVSNPPYSRKGEVFQRLFELQIPFAMLINFQGIFDQKDRFEMFRQQHIELLWLSPRVNYDTDNQRKSTRVPFQSCYLCQGICKRQLEFDYLDTSLLE from the coding sequence ATGTCACAGATACAATACAACTTTAATAAAAATGACGAGTACCGTACTCCGGCTTATGCGGTATATCCAATCCTGAAACGACTGAAAAAGAATGCATCTATATGGTGTCCCTTTGATAAGAGCGACAGCCAATATGTGAAAGTGTTTCAGGGGCATGGTTTCCATGTGGTTTATGGGCATATCCAGACGGGGCAGGATTTTTTTGATTTTCCAGTACCCTCTTGTGATTATATCGTCAGCAATCCTCCATACAGTCGGAAAGGGGAAGTATTTCAGCGATTATTTGAACTGCAGATTCCTTTTGCTATGCTGATCAACTTCCAGGGGATTTTTGATCAAAAGGACAGATTTGAAATGTTTCGACAGCAGCACATAGAGCTGCTGTGGCTAAGCCCCAGAGTGAATTATGATACAGACAATCAAAGAAAAAGCACAAGGGTTCCATTCCAGAGCTGTTATCTCTGTCAGGGGATTTGTAAACGGCAACTGGAATTTGATTACCTGGATACAAGTTTATTGGAATAG
- a CDS encoding DNA methylase, whose translation MAKMNDIRFLARETAKEVSGSPRDWMRYLDTASRLYRYPFSDTLLIHAQRPDATACAELEVWNEKMRRWVNRGAKGIALIDDTGPRRVLRYVFDVSDTHPVRGGRRPYLWRLKEDQREMLLNHLTDTYGLNGEEAPDLPSALRQVAEDMAADSLEEAMDGMEYAIPGTFLEGLDEDTIRVEFRTLLANSAFYTLARRCGLEPAKYLEEADFFGITDYNDLSVLAFLGNATSQLVEPVLRDIGRTIRQAEREARQKENPEKTVAKKKEVPYNKFNTLIRESENDEGGKTNGTDLSPQGRLPVSEPDTDGRTADHREIRDAAENIPERTQGEPVPEPAGQREAGQPSVRDRESGAGEDGDPSGRASYGIPGTGQRDGSDGVDSTHEQPDTDGGGNRADGIGIQLGEETREQDLSEAEEIEASALSLPEFPTVEQQIRSIEERQAALYAGETAIPADVIDEVLRKGGNKDRSHLRIIYNFMVEQTPEEYTDFVRREYGTGGIGLVIGGKEYSVWYDELGMQIAVGHTVHDRILDKTFLSWEDVSGRIHQLLRQGEYAPQAVLDAARENAIKEHAQALAFMHGDMAEGVAEIVFGTEHQFGYGYPEKTERIEKLIAQPEYLAELNERLAGLAEAYETDKDLMRFHHYRPDKVAAQFQKFAKEAVPYQSREGFQWQEHEIFITQDEIDSFLAGGGPYSDGRLSTYAFFIQEKTAKEKADFLKERYGIGGCSHALSGADDSHADYDGKGIKLCRGDYLKPEATELLKWPQAAKRVQQLIDQGMYLKAGDYSRMPAYEREVLARRIIRFYSRMPEEIERPFQEDLLNEDARKRLPQLLEEPDTAEELASKMDAALAALPLDFPEYEERAETLSVIHDYIDGTYTIFPEQKKEIEVEATGQQLSLFDFMGESVPEKEPQEIIAKQTEEAETTSETVIEPENAGEKVSPVETPETDEPGQESEKREPGQLERILTEEEQDAIYTVLEEQITEKMEKAGVSFDVLSPEQVDVIYAAAEKGQDVTPVLNPEFSPEQMQLILDVLERLETDNQAAVKRELEHLTTEVMSLDTINIIRQYYHIPLEPVEKEPAPALGQQEKAVNFRITDETIGTGNAKEKFRANMDAIRLLHQIEQEGRTTATPEEQEILSRYVGWGGLQEAFEERNEAWSEEFTELYAELDPEEYKAARESTLNAFYTPPVVIKAMYEALENMGLEKGNVLEPSCGIGNFLGLAPEGMDGLNMYGVELDSISGRIAKLLYPEADITISGYEKTEFPDGFFDVAVGNIPFGGYKLIDRRYDRQKFFVHDYFIAKTIDKVRPGGVIAFVTSNGISGGTMDKQDAKAREYIAQRCELLGAIRLPNNAFQANAGTRMNTDILFLQKLDAPRMLGKELPEWVQTDELLREEYTNDKGETSHNFVTVNRYFQNHPEMVLGEQKIVSGPFGPQLTCQPIEGADLAEQLKEAVSHIHGTITEIELEDSDLGEIDTSIPADPSIKNFSFANVDGAVYYRENSRMNRMELPVMTTERVLGMIELRDLTQALLQCQLEDGSDEKVHSLQEKLNQAYDRFTGRYGLISSNANKRAFSQDSSYCLLASLEILDESGNLKRKADIFTKRTIRKPEAVTSVDTASEALAVSIGERAKVDVPFMAELSGKTEEQVTEDLTGVIFKNPVTEAWETSDEYLSGNVREKLATARTFAENHPEYEINVQALERVQPKDLDASEIEVRLGATWIDPDYITQFMGELFETPDYLLGRKIEVKYAPVNGQWNVSGKNADYRNPRVTATYGTQRANAYRLLEDALNLRDTKIYDTVQEDGNEKRVLNKKETMLAQQKQELIKESFREWIFRDMDRRETLCRKYNELFNSIRPREYDGSHIQFAGMTPEITLMPHQKNAVAHILYGHNTLLAHCVGAGKTFQMIAAGMESKRLGLSQKNLYVVPNHLTEQWGSDFLRLYPNANVLVATKKDFEPANRKKFCSRIATGDYDAIIIGHSQFERIPLSRERQALSIEKQIDEITMAIEEAAAQEGTHYTVKQMEKTRKNLETKLERLNDQSRKDDVVTFEQLGVDRLFVDESHFYKNLFLYTKMRNIAGIAQTDAQKSSDMFAKCQYLDEITGGCGVTFATGTPVSNSMVELYTIMRYLQYDTIQKMGLGHFDSWAAAFGETVTAIELSPEGTGYRAKTRFARFFNLPELISLFKESADIQTADMLHLPVPEAEYINEVLKPSPEQEDLVSTFADRAELVRAGAVEPREDNMLKITNDGRKCALDQRLINDMLPDYPDSKVNRCVKNAFDIWQETAQNRSTQLIFCDLSTPKNDGSFNVYDDVREKLVAKGIPREEIAFIHEAGTETRKAELFAKVRSGKVRILLGSTPKLGAGTNIQDRLIALHHLDCPWKPVDLEQQEGRILRQGNQNKKVKIFRYVTENTFDAYMWQILENKQKFISQIMTSKSPVRACEDVDDAALSYAEIKALATGNPYIKEKMDLDIQVSKLKLMKANHTSQKYRLEEDIAKNYPMQITAAKERLEGLQSDFQAVRPLLEKGKEKDEFSMTIGGKEYTDRKEAGTALIAACAGLKAVKTSGQVGEFYGFQMSAEFDSFNQKYMVTLKRQCSYKIEVGKDALGNLQRISNTLSGIEKRVAETQQKLETLQQQLETAKEEVAKPFDKEEELAEKSERLAELNVLLNMDEKAPSEALGAEDVTEAADQPRSKVNYAGRVAEKAVVADSPHRPSVLEKLENAKTRIAEQRGSHPSAVRKQAVEL comes from the coding sequence ATGGCGAAAATGAATGACATCCGTTTCCTGGCAAGGGAAACGGCAAAGGAAGTCAGCGGTTCCCCACGGGACTGGATGCGCTATCTGGATACTGCTTCCAGGCTCTACCGCTATCCTTTCTCTGATACACTTCTGATCCATGCACAGCGCCCGGACGCTACGGCCTGTGCGGAGCTGGAAGTGTGGAATGAGAAGATGCGCCGGTGGGTGAACCGGGGAGCAAAAGGGATTGCCCTGATTGACGATACCGGGCCGAGGCGAGTGCTGCGGTATGTGTTTGACGTATCGGATACCCATCCAGTGAGGGGAGGAAGGAGACCATATCTGTGGCGGCTGAAAGAAGATCAGCGGGAAATGCTTCTGAACCATCTGACAGATACTTACGGGTTAAACGGGGAGGAGGCTCCAGACCTGCCCTCTGCGCTGCGGCAGGTTGCAGAGGACATGGCGGCGGATAGTTTAGAGGAAGCCATGGATGGCATGGAGTATGCCATCCCCGGTACGTTTCTGGAGGGATTGGACGAGGATACGATCCGGGTGGAGTTCCGTACCCTTCTGGCAAACAGCGCCTTTTATACCCTGGCACGGCGCTGTGGACTGGAGCCGGCGAAATACCTGGAGGAAGCGGATTTCTTTGGGATCACGGATTATAATGATCTGTCTGTCTTGGCATTCTTAGGAAATGCCACCAGCCAGCTTGTGGAGCCGGTACTTCGTGACATTGGGCGCACGATCCGACAGGCCGAGCGTGAAGCGAGACAGAAAGAAAATCCAGAGAAAACGGTTGCAAAAAAGAAGGAAGTACCTTATAATAAATTTAACACGTTAATTCGTGAAAGCGAAAATGATGAAGGAGGGAAAACAAATGGAACTGACCTATCACCGCAAGGGAGACTACCTGTTTCCGAACCTGACACTGACGGAAGAACCGCAGACCATCGGGAAATACGGGATGCTGCGGAGAACATACCTGAGAGAACACAAGGAGAACCTGTACCAGAGCCTGCTGGTCAGCGGGAAGCTGGACAACCATCTGTCAGAGATAGAGAAAGCGGCGCAGGAGAGGATGGAGATCCTTCTGGACGGGCTTCTTACGGTATACCCGGCACCGGACAAAGAGACGGATCAGATGGCGTGGACAGCACACATGAACAGCCTGACACAGATGGCGGAGGAAACCGTGCTGACGGAATTGGTATACAGCTAGGGGAGGAAACAAGAGAACAGGATTTGAGTGAAGCAGAGGAGATAGAAGCCTCTGCTTTATCTTTGCCCGAATTTCCCACCGTGGAACAGCAGATCCGTTCGATTGAGGAACGGCAGGCGGCTCTGTATGCCGGGGAAACTGCCATTCCTGCGGATGTAATTGATGAAGTTTTAAGAAAAGGCGGCAACAAAGACAGAAGCCATCTGCGGATCATCTATAATTTCATGGTTGAGCAGACACCGGAGGAATACACGGATTTTGTGCGGCGGGAGTATGGCACGGGCGGTATCGGGCTTGTGATCGGTGGGAAAGAGTATTCTGTCTGGTATGATGAGCTGGGGATGCAGATCGCTGTGGGGCATACCGTACATGACCGGATTCTGGATAAAACATTTCTGTCCTGGGAGGATGTGAGCGGGCGGATTCATCAGCTTTTAAGGCAGGGGGAATATGCTCCCCAGGCGGTTCTGGATGCAGCAAGAGAAAACGCCATAAAAGAACATGCACAGGCGCTTGCCTTTATGCACGGGGATATGGCGGAAGGTGTAGCGGAGATTGTTTTTGGAACAGAACACCAATTTGGATATGGTTATCCTGAAAAGACAGAGCGGATTGAAAAGCTGATCGCACAGCCAGAGTATCTGGCAGAGTTAAATGAGCGTCTGGCGGGGCTGGCAGAAGCCTATGAAACTGACAAAGATTTAATGAGGTTTCACCATTACCGCCCGGACAAAGTGGCAGCACAGTTCCAGAAGTTTGCAAAGGAAGCAGTGCCTTATCAGTCAAGAGAAGGCTTTCAGTGGCAGGAACATGAAATTTTTATTACCCAGGATGAGATTGATTCGTTTCTTGCCGGGGGAGGCCCTTACTCGGATGGACGTTTAAGTACCTACGCTTTTTTTATCCAGGAGAAAACAGCAAAGGAAAAGGCAGATTTCCTCAAAGAAAGATATGGGATCGGCGGGTGCAGCCATGCCTTATCCGGGGCAGATGATTCCCATGCGGACTATGACGGGAAAGGGATCAAACTATGTCGGGGGGATTATTTAAAACCGGAAGCTACAGAACTTTTGAAGTGGCCCCAGGCAGCAAAGCGTGTCCAACAGCTCATAGACCAGGGGATGTACCTGAAAGCCGGGGACTACTCCCGTATGCCGGCATATGAACGGGAGGTTCTAGCCAGGAGGATCATCCGTTTTTATTCCCGGATGCCGGAGGAGATCGAGCGGCCATTTCAAGAAGATCTTTTGAACGAGGATGCAAGGAAACGTCTGCCGCAGCTTCTGGAAGAACCGGATACTGCAGAAGAATTGGCATCAAAGATGGACGCCGCCCTTGCTGCCTTACCTTTGGACTTCCCGGAGTATGAGGAAAGGGCGGAAACCCTCTCGGTGATCCATGATTATATTGACGGAACGTATACGATATTTCCGGAACAGAAGAAAGAGATAGAAGTGGAGGCAACAGGACAGCAGTTGTCTCTCTTTGACTTTATGGGAGAAAGTGTTCCGGAAAAAGAGCCACAGGAGATAATAGCGAAACAGACAGAAGAAGCGGAGACAACTTCAGAAACGGTAATAGAGCCGGAAAATGCAGGAGAAAAGGTATCTCCAGTGGAGACGCCGGAAACGGATGAACCAGGACAGGAATCGGAAAAACGGGAGCCGGGGCAGTTAGAGAGGATCTTGACGGAAGAAGAACAGGATGCCATTTATACTGTCCTTGAGGAACAGATCACGGAAAAGATGGAGAAAGCGGGGGTATCCTTTGATGTGCTTTCCCCGGAGCAGGTGGATGTCATCTATGCAGCCGCTGAAAAAGGACAGGATGTGACGCCGGTGTTAAACCCGGAGTTCTCCCCGGAACAGATGCAGTTGATCCTTGACGTACTGGAGCGCCTGGAGACAGACAACCAGGCGGCTGTAAAGAGGGAGCTGGAACATCTTACCACAGAGGTGATGTCCCTGGACACCATCAACATCATCCGGCAGTATTACCATATCCCTTTAGAGCCAGTGGAAAAGGAGCCGGCTCCGGCTTTAGGACAGCAGGAAAAGGCAGTCAATTTTCGTATTACGGACGAGACTATTGGAACCGGGAACGCAAAAGAAAAGTTCCGTGCCAACATGGATGCGATCCGTCTGCTCCACCAGATCGAACAGGAAGGACGGACAACCGCCACACCGGAAGAACAGGAAATCTTATCTCGCTATGTGGGATGGGGCGGCCTGCAGGAAGCATTCGAGGAACGAAATGAAGCCTGGTCGGAGGAATTTACAGAACTGTATGCGGAACTTGATCCGGAGGAATATAAGGCGGCAAGGGAATCCACCCTGAACGCCTTTTACACGCCGCCGGTGGTGATTAAAGCGATGTATGAAGCACTGGAAAATATGGGGCTGGAGAAAGGGAATGTTCTGGAGCCGTCCTGCGGGATCGGAAATTTCCTGGGTCTGGCGCCGGAGGGCATGGATGGGCTGAACATGTATGGCGTGGAGCTGGACAGCATTTCCGGAAGGATCGCAAAGCTCCTTTACCCGGAAGCGGATATTACCATCAGCGGATATGAAAAGACGGAGTTTCCGGACGGTTTCTTTGATGTGGCGGTGGGAAATATTCCCTTTGGCGGATATAAGCTGATAGACCGTCGCTATGACCGGCAGAAATTTTTCGTCCACGATTACTTCATTGCAAAGACCATTGATAAAGTACGTCCTGGCGGTGTGATCGCCTTTGTAACGTCTAATGGGATCAGCGGCGGAACCATGGACAAGCAGGATGCGAAAGCCAGAGAGTATATTGCACAGCGCTGTGAGCTGCTTGGAGCGATCCGTCTCCCAAACAATGCGTTCCAGGCCAATGCTGGGACAAGGATGAATACGGATATCCTGTTCCTGCAGAAGCTGGATGCTCCCCGGATGCTTGGGAAGGAGCTGCCGGAGTGGGTACAAACGGATGAACTTTTGCGGGAGGAGTATACCAATGACAAAGGGGAAACCTCCCATAACTTTGTCACCGTCAACCGTTATTTCCAGAACCATCCAGAGATGGTGCTTGGGGAGCAGAAGATTGTATCCGGCCCTTTTGGCCCACAGCTCACCTGTCAGCCTATTGAGGGTGCAGATCTGGCGGAGCAGTTAAAGGAGGCGGTCAGCCATATCCACGGCACGATCACAGAGATCGAGTTGGAGGATTCTGACTTAGGAGAGATTGACACTTCCATACCGGCAGACCCGTCCATTAAAAATTTCAGCTTTGCCAACGTGGACGGCGCTGTGTATTACCGGGAAAATTCCCGGATGAACCGGATGGAGCTGCCTGTCATGACAACAGAGCGTGTCCTGGGAATGATCGAGCTTCGTGACTTGACGCAGGCACTTCTGCAGTGCCAGCTAGAGGATGGAAGTGATGAAAAAGTCCATTCCCTGCAGGAGAAACTCAATCAGGCATATGACCGCTTTACCGGAAGATACGGGCTGATCAGCAGCAATGCCAACAAGCGGGCGTTCTCCCAGGACAGCAGTTATTGTCTGCTCGCCTCATTGGAAATCCTGGATGAAAGCGGGAATCTGAAACGGAAAGCGGATATTTTCACCAAACGGACGATCCGGAAGCCGGAAGCGGTGACTTCTGTGGATACAGCCAGTGAAGCTTTAGCCGTGTCCATTGGGGAACGGGCCAAAGTAGATGTGCCATTTATGGCGGAGCTTTCCGGGAAAACAGAAGAGCAAGTAACCGAAGATCTGACAGGAGTGATCTTCAAAAACCCGGTAACAGAAGCGTGGGAAACCTCGGATGAATACCTGTCCGGCAATGTGCGGGAGAAGCTGGCAACAGCAAGGACTTTTGCGGAGAACCATCCGGAGTACGAGATCAATGTTCAGGCATTGGAACGAGTGCAGCCGAAAGATCTGGATGCGTCAGAAATCGAGGTGCGTTTAGGTGCAACCTGGATTGATCCGGACTATATCACACAGTTTATGGGAGAACTGTTTGAGACACCGGACTATCTGCTTGGACGGAAGATTGAAGTCAAATATGCCCCGGTCAACGGACAGTGGAATGTAAGCGGGAAAAATGCGGACTACCGCAATCCCCGTGTGACTGCCACCTACGGCACACAGCGGGCAAACGCTTATCGGCTTTTAGAGGACGCCTTAAATCTGCGTGACACGAAAATTTATGACACAGTGCAAGAAGATGGCAATGAAAAGAGAGTCCTCAATAAAAAAGAAACTATGCTTGCACAGCAGAAGCAGGAGCTGATCAAAGAATCTTTCCGGGAATGGATCTTCCGGGATATGGACAGGCGGGAAACGTTATGCCGGAAATATAATGAGCTTTTCAATAGTATCCGTCCCCGTGAATATGACGGCAGCCATATCCAGTTTGCCGGGATGACACCGGAAATCACGCTGATGCCCCACCAGAAGAACGCCGTTGCCCATATCCTTTACGGACATAATACGCTGCTTGCCCATTGCGTGGGTGCGGGAAAGACTTTTCAGATGATCGCTGCCGGCATGGAGAGTAAGCGGCTTGGACTGTCGCAGAAGAATTTATATGTAGTTCCAAACCACTTGACGGAACAATGGGGCAGCGACTTCCTGCGGCTGTATCCAAACGCCAATGTGCTTGTGGCAACGAAAAAAGACTTTGAGCCTGCTAATCGGAAGAAGTTCTGTTCCCGGATTGCTACAGGGGATTATGACGCTATCATCATTGGACACAGCCAGTTTGAGCGGATTCCCTTGTCACGAGAACGGCAGGCATTGTCCATTGAAAAACAGATTGATGAGATCACCATGGCGATTGAGGAGGCGGCTGCCCAGGAAGGAACACACTATACCGTAAAGCAGATGGAAAAGACAAGGAAGAACCTGGAAACGAAACTGGAGCGGCTCAATGATCAGTCCAGAAAAGATGATGTGGTGACATTTGAGCAGCTCGGTGTAGACCGGCTGTTTGTGGATGAGAGTCATTTTTACAAAAATCTGTTTCTTTATACCAAAATGAGGAACATTGCGGGGATTGCACAGACGGATGCACAGAAAAGCTCCGATATGTTTGCAAAGTGCCAGTATCTGGACGAGATTACCGGCGGGTGTGGCGTGACTTTCGCTACGGGGACGCCTGTCTCAAACAGTATGGTGGAGCTTTATACGATCATGCGTTACCTGCAGTATGATACTATCCAGAAGATGGGTCTGGGACATTTTGACTCCTGGGCCGCCGCTTTTGGGGAGACAGTGACGGCGATAGAGTTATCGCCGGAAGGAACGGGCTACCGTGCAAAAACACGGTTTGCCCGTTTTTTTAATCTTCCGGAGTTAATTTCCCTGTTTAAAGAATCTGCTGATATTCAGACAGCGGATATGCTGCACCTCCCTGTGCCGGAAGCAGAGTACATCAACGAGGTATTGAAGCCCAGCCCGGAGCAGGAAGATCTGGTCAGTACCTTTGCTGACCGGGCGGAATTGGTGCGGGCCGGCGCTGTGGAGCCTCGTGAAGATAATATGCTTAAGATTACCAATGATGGACGTAAGTGCGCCCTGGATCAGAGGCTTATCAACGATATGCTCCCGGATTACCCGGATAGTAAGGTAAACCGTTGTGTAAAAAATGCCTTTGATATCTGGCAGGAGACAGCACAGAACCGTTCCACACAGCTTATCTTCTGTGACCTTTCCACGCCGAAAAATGACGGTTCTTTTAATGTATATGATGATGTGAGGGAAAAGCTGGTGGCAAAAGGCATTCCCAGGGAGGAAATCGCTTTTATCCATGAAGCAGGGACAGAGACAAGGAAAGCGGAACTGTTCGCAAAGGTGCGTTCCGGGAAAGTGCGTATCCTGCTTGGTTCAACGCCAAAGCTGGGGGCGGGAACCAATATCCAGGACAGGCTGATCGCTCTCCATCATCTGGACTGCCCGTGGAAGCCGGTAGACCTGGAACAACAGGAGGGGCGTATTCTCCGGCAGGGAAACCAGAATAAAAAGGTAAAGATCTTCCGGTATGTGACGGAAAACACCTTCGATGCCTATATGTGGCAGATTTTGGAAAACAAGCAGAAATTCATAAGCCAAATCATGACTTCAAAAAGCCCTGTCCGTGCCTGTGAGGATGTGGATGATGCGGCGCTTTCCTATGCGGAGATCAAGGCTCTTGCCACGGGAAATCCGTATATCAAGGAAAAGATGGATCTGGACATCCAGGTGAGCAAGCTGAAACTGATGAAAGCCAACCATACCAGCCAGAAGTACCGTTTGGAGGAGGATATCGCTAAAAATTATCCCATGCAGATTACAGCGGCGAAAGAACGTCTGGAGGGGCTGCAATCCGATTTCCAGGCAGTGAGGCCGCTCTTGGAAAAGGGGAAAGAAAAGGACGAGTTTTCCATGACGATTGGCGGCAAGGAATACACGGACAGAAAAGAGGCGGGGACAGCGCTGATCGCTGCCTGCGCCGGGCTAAAGGCGGTGAAAACCTCCGGGCAGGTCGGGGAATTTTACGGATTCCAGATGAGTGCGGAGTTTGACAGCTTTAACCAGAAATATATGGTGACGTTGAAACGCCAGTGCAGCTATAAGATTGAGGTCGGGAAGGATGCCCTGGGGAATCTGCAGAGGATCAGCAATACGCTGTCCGGTATTGAAAAGAGAGTGGCAGAGACACAACAGAAACTGGAAACATTACAGCAGCAGTTAGAGACAGCGAAAGAGGAAGTGGCAAAACCCTTTGACAAGGAAGAAGAACTGGCGGAAAAGTCTGAACGTCTGGCAGAGCTGAACGTTCTATTGAATATGGACGAAAAAGCCCCCTCGGAAGCGCTTGGAGCGGAGGATGTGACAGAGGCGGCAGACCAGCCGAGAAGCAAGGTAAATTATGCCGGGAGGGTAGCGGAGAAAGCCGTTGTTGCAGACAGCCCCCACAGGCCGTCTGTACTGGAAAAACTGGAAAATGCGAAAACCCGGATTGCAGAACAGAGGGGCAGCCATCCTTCGGCTGTGAGGAAACAAGCAGTGGAACTTTGA